Proteins from a genomic interval of Lelliottia amnigena:
- the katG_1 gene encoding catalase/peroxidase HPI, protein MDVNWGDEKAWLTHRDPESLAKRPLAATEMGLIYVNPEGPNASGEPLSAAAAIRATFGNMGMNDEETVALIAGGHTLGKTHGAAAATHVGVDPEGALIESQGLGWTSTHGTGVGADAITSGLEVVWSQTPTQWSNYFFENLFKYEWVQTRSPAGAIQFEAVDAPEIIPDPFDPSKKRKPTMLVTDLTLRFDPEFEKISRRFLNDPQAFNEAFARAWYKLTHRDMGPKARYIGPEVPKEDLIWQDPLPQAVFNPSQEDIASLKAEIVASGLSVSELVSVAWASASTFRGGDKRGGANGARLALAPQRDWDVNAAAVRVLPTLEAIQRTTNKASLADIIVLAGVVGVEQAAKAAGVYITVPFTPGRVDARQDQTDIEMFNLLEPVADGFRNYRAQVDVSTTESLLIDKAQQLTLTAPELTALVGGMRALGANFDGSQNGVFTDRVGVLTTDFFVNLLDMGTQWKATDESNELFAGSDRASGEVKYTATRADLVFGSNAVLRALAEVYASQDASEKFVKDFVAAWTKVMNLDRFDVK, encoded by the coding sequence ATGGACGTTAACTGGGGTGATGAAAAAGCCTGGCTGACCCATCGCGATCCTGAATCACTGGCGAAGCGTCCGTTGGCCGCTACCGAAATGGGGCTGATTTACGTCAATCCGGAAGGGCCAAACGCCAGCGGTGAGCCGCTGTCGGCCGCCGCAGCGATTCGCGCGACGTTCGGCAACATGGGCATGAACGATGAAGAGACCGTCGCGCTGATTGCGGGCGGACATACGCTCGGCAAAACGCACGGTGCAGCGGCGGCCACGCATGTGGGTGTCGATCCGGAAGGGGCGTTGATTGAATCTCAGGGCTTAGGCTGGACCAGCACCCACGGAACGGGCGTGGGTGCAGATGCAATCACCTCCGGTCTGGAAGTCGTCTGGTCACAGACGCCAACCCAGTGGAGTAATTACTTCTTCGAAAACCTGTTCAAATACGAGTGGGTACAGACCCGCAGCCCGGCAGGCGCTATCCAGTTTGAAGCCGTTGACGCGCCGGAAATTATTCCCGATCCGTTCGACCCGTCGAAAAAACGCAAACCGACCATGCTGGTGACCGACCTGACGCTGCGTTTCGACCCAGAGTTCGAGAAAATTTCTCGTCGCTTCCTGAACGATCCGCAGGCGTTTAACGAAGCATTCGCGCGGGCCTGGTACAAACTGACGCACCGAGATATGGGGCCAAAAGCACGTTACATCGGTCCTGAAGTGCCGAAAGAAGATCTGATTTGGCAGGACCCGCTGCCGCAGGCGGTGTTCAATCCGTCTCAAGAAGATATTGCGAGTCTGAAAGCGGAAATTGTGGCGTCCGGGCTTTCCGTTAGCGAGCTGGTGTCGGTTGCCTGGGCGTCTGCGTCCACCTTCCGTGGCGGTGACAAACGCGGTGGTGCCAACGGCGCGCGACTGGCTCTGGCTCCGCAGCGCGACTGGGATGTTAATGCCGCCGCGGTACGCGTCTTACCAACGCTGGAAGCGATTCAACGTACAACCAACAAAGCATCGCTCGCCGATATCATCGTGCTGGCGGGCGTCGTCGGCGTTGAGCAGGCGGCAAAAGCGGCGGGGGTTTACATCACCGTGCCGTTTACGCCGGGCCGCGTGGATGCGCGTCAGGATCAGACTGATATCGAGATGTTTAATCTCCTTGAGCCAGTTGCAGATGGTTTCCGCAACTATCGCGCACAGGTTGATGTCTCCACAACGGAATCGCTGCTGATTGATAAAGCGCAGCAGCTGACGCTTACCGCGCCAGAACTGACCGCGCTGGTCGGGGGAATGCGCGCGCTGGGAGCCAACTTTGATGGCAGCCAGAACGGCGTGTTCACCGATCGCGTGGGTGTGCTGACCACCGATTTCTTTGTGAATCTGTTGGATATGGGCACCCAGTGGAAAGCCACAGACGAATCCAATGAACTGTTTGCGGGCAGCGACCGTGCGAGTGGTGAGGTGAAATACACCGCAACGCGTGCCGATCTGGTGTTTGGTTCAAATGCGGTTCTGCGTGCGCTGGCGGAGGTTTATGCCAGTCAGGATGCTAGCGAGAAGTTCGTCAAAGATTTTGTCGCGGCATGGACCAAAGTGATGAATCTGGATCGTTTTGATGTGAAGTAA
- the katG_2 gene encoding catalase/peroxidase HPI gives MSMSEETNNSSSSGKCPFHHGGSDQSAGAGTDSRDWWPKQLRVELLNQHSNRSNPLGEDFDYRKEFSKLDYSALKGDIKALLTDSQSWWPADWGSYVGLFIRMAWHGAGTYRSVDGRGGAGRGQQRFAPLNAWPDNVSLDKARRLLWPVKQKYGQKISWADLYILAGERGAGKFRLPYVWLWCRARRCLGARYGR, from the coding sequence ATGAGCATGTCAGAAGAGACCAATAATTCGTCATCCAGCGGCAAGTGTCCTTTTCACCATGGAGGGTCTGACCAGAGCGCAGGCGCGGGGACAGACAGTCGCGACTGGTGGCCCAAGCAGCTGCGCGTAGAACTCTTAAACCAACATTCCAACCGTTCGAACCCTTTGGGTGAAGACTTCGACTACCGCAAAGAATTCAGCAAACTCGATTATTCCGCTCTGAAAGGCGATATCAAAGCTCTCCTGACCGATTCTCAATCCTGGTGGCCTGCCGACTGGGGCAGCTATGTGGGCCTGTTTATCCGTATGGCATGGCACGGCGCAGGGACTTACCGTTCCGTGGATGGTCGTGGCGGTGCCGGTCGCGGTCAGCAGCGTTTTGCTCCTCTGAATGCATGGCCAGATAACGTGAGCCTCGACAAAGCGCGTCGTCTGCTGTGGCCTGTTAAACAAAAATACGGGCAGAAAATCTCCTGGGCCGATCTGTATATCCTGGCGGGGGAACGTGGCGCTGGAAAATTCAGGCTTCCGTACGTTTGGCTTTGGTGCCGGGCGCGAAGATGTCTGGGAGCCAGATATGGACGTTAA
- the metF gene encoding 5,10-methylenetetrahydrofolate reductase translates to MSFFHANQREALNQSLAEVQGQINVSFEFFPPRTSEMEQTLWSSIDRLSSLKPKFVSVTYGANSGERDRTHSIIKGIKDRTGLEAAPHLTCVDATRDELRAIAQDYWNSGIRHIVALRGDLPPGSGKPEMYATDLVALLKDVGDFDISVAAYPEVHPEAKSAQADLLNLKRKVDAGANRAITQFFFDVESYLRFRDRCVNAGIDLEIIPGILPVSNFRQAKKFADMTNVRIPLWMQKMYEGLDDDAETRKLVGANIAMDMVKILSREGVKDFHFYTLNRAEMSYAICHTLGVRPGL, encoded by the coding sequence ATGAGCTTTTTTCACGCCAACCAGCGGGAAGCCCTGAATCAGAGCCTGGCTGAAGTGCAGGGCCAGATTAACGTCTCTTTTGAATTCTTTCCGCCGCGCACCAGTGAAATGGAGCAAACCCTATGGAGCTCTATCGATCGCCTGAGCAGCCTGAAGCCGAAATTTGTCTCCGTCACCTACGGGGCAAACTCTGGCGAGCGCGACCGTACGCACAGCATTATCAAGGGCATTAAGGACCGTACCGGGCTTGAAGCCGCGCCGCATTTGACCTGTGTGGATGCGACTCGCGACGAACTGCGCGCTATCGCCCAGGATTACTGGAACAGCGGGATTCGCCACATCGTCGCCCTGCGCGGTGATTTGCCGCCGGGGAGCGGCAAACCGGAAATGTACGCCACCGATCTGGTCGCGTTACTCAAGGACGTGGGCGATTTTGATATCTCCGTCGCCGCGTATCCGGAAGTGCATCCGGAAGCGAAAAGCGCCCAGGCCGATCTGCTCAACCTGAAACGGAAAGTCGATGCCGGTGCCAACCGCGCGATTACCCAGTTTTTCTTCGACGTCGAAAGCTATCTGCGTTTTCGTGACCGCTGTGTTAACGCTGGAATCGACCTGGAAATTATCCCGGGCATCCTGCCGGTCTCGAACTTCAGGCAGGCGAAGAAATTTGCGGACATGACCAACGTGCGCATTCCACTGTGGATGCAGAAAATGTACGAAGGTCTGGATGACGACGCCGAAACCCGCAAGCTGGTGGGCGCGAATATCGCGATGGACATGGTGAAAATTTTGAGCCGTGAAGGGGTGAAGGATTTCCACTTCTACACGCTAAACCGCGCCGAGATGAGTTACGCCATCTGCCACACCCTCGGCGTTCGCCCTGGACTGTAA
- the gldA_2 gene encoding glycerol dehydrogenase, with translation MDRIIQSPGKYIQGADALTRLGDYLKPLAKRWLVVGDKFVLGFAEETLRQSFKQAELHVEIAPFGGECSQNEIDRLRKLAKGADCQAVLGIGGGKTLDTAKALAHFMDVPVAIAPTIASTDAPCSALSVIYTDSGEFDHYLMLPHNPNMVIVDTKIVAGAPARLLAAGIGDALATWFEARACSRSGATTMAGGKCTQAALALAELCYNTLIEEGEKAMLAAEQHVVTPALERVVEANTYLSGVGFESGGLAAAHAIHNGLTAIPDAHHYYHGEKVAFGTLTQLVLENAPVEEIETVAALCHSVGLPITLAQLGIKEDVPAKMRLVAKTACAEGETIHNMPGGVTPDEVYAALLVADQYGQRCLHEWE, from the coding sequence ATGGACCGTATCATTCAATCACCGGGCAAATACATTCAGGGTGCAGATGCCCTCACTCGACTCGGCGACTATCTCAAACCGCTGGCAAAACGCTGGCTGGTTGTCGGGGATAAGTTTGTTTTAGGCTTTGCGGAAGAAACCTTGCGCCAAAGTTTCAAACAGGCAGAACTGCACGTCGAAATCGCGCCATTTGGCGGCGAATGTTCACAAAATGAGATCGACCGTCTGCGCAAGCTGGCCAAAGGCGCTGACTGTCAGGCCGTGCTAGGTATTGGCGGCGGTAAAACGCTCGATACCGCTAAAGCATTAGCGCATTTTATGGATGTACCGGTGGCCATCGCGCCAACCATTGCCTCTACGGATGCACCGTGTAGCGCCCTTTCAGTCATCTACACCGACAGCGGCGAGTTCGATCATTACCTTATGCTCCCGCACAATCCCAATATGGTTATCGTCGATACCAAAATCGTGGCGGGTGCGCCTGCGCGTCTTCTGGCCGCAGGGATTGGCGATGCGCTGGCGACCTGGTTTGAGGCGCGCGCCTGCTCACGCAGCGGTGCCACCACCATGGCCGGAGGAAAATGCACGCAGGCAGCTCTCGCGCTGGCGGAGCTTTGCTATAACACGCTGATTGAAGAGGGAGAAAAGGCGATGCTGGCAGCGGAACAGCATGTCGTCACGCCGGCCCTTGAGCGCGTCGTCGAAGCCAATACCTACCTCAGCGGCGTGGGCTTTGAGAGTGGTGGACTGGCCGCAGCCCACGCGATACACAATGGGCTGACGGCGATTCCGGATGCGCACCATTACTATCACGGTGAAAAAGTCGCGTTCGGCACGCTCACCCAGCTGGTGCTGGAAAACGCGCCGGTAGAAGAGATCGAAACGGTTGCCGCACTGTGTCACAGCGTTGGGCTGCCCATCACCCTGGCACAGCTGGGTATCAAAGAAGATGTTCCTGCCAAGATGCGTCTGGTGGCAAAAACTGCCTGCGCGGAAGGCGAAACCATTCACAATATGCCGGGCGGCGTGACGCCAGATGAGGTATATGCAGCGCTGCTGGTCGCCGATCAGTATGGTCAGCGTTGCCTGCATGAGTGGGAATAA
- the rpmE gene encoding 50S ribosomal protein L31 has protein sequence MKKDIHPKYDFITANCSCGNAIKIRSTVGHDLNLDVCGQCHPFYTGKQRDVATGGRVDRFNKRFSIPGAK, from the coding sequence ATGAAAAAAGATATTCACCCGAAATACGATTTTATTACTGCAAACTGCTCTTGCGGTAACGCGATCAAAATCCGCTCTACAGTGGGTCACGATCTGAACCTGGACGTGTGCGGTCAATGCCACCCGTTCTACACTGGTAAGCAGCGTGATGTTGCAACCGGTGGCCGTGTTGACCGCTTCAACAAGCGTTTCAGCATCCCGGGCGCTAAATAA
- the priA gene encoding primosomal protein N', with amino-acid sequence MPVAHVALPVPLPRTFDYLLPDSMSAKAGCRVTVPFGKQQRVGVVVSVSNQSELPINELKAVVDVLDVEPVYSASVWRLLLWAADYYHHPIGDVLFHALPILLRQGKSASHAPTWYWFATEEGQVVDINSLKRSPKQQQALAALRQGKIWRHQVEELEFNDAALQALRKKGLSELASESPALVDWRDGFSVAGERLRLNTEQATAVGAIHSASDRFSAWLLAGVTGSGKTEVYLSVLENALTQGKQALVMVPEIGLTPQTIARFRERFNAPVEVLHSGLNDTERLNVWLKAKNGEAAIVIGTRSSLFTPFKNLGVIVIDEEHDSSYKQQEGWRYHARDLAVYRAHSEQIPIILGSATPALETLHNVRQRKYHMLRLTRRAGNARPAIQHVLDLKGQQVQAGLAPALITRMRQHLQADNQVILFLNRRGFAPTLLCHDCGWIAECPRCDHYYTLHQAQHHLRCHHCDSQRPVPRQCPSCGSTHMVPVGLGTEQLEQALAPFFPGVPLSRIDRDTTSRKGALEQQLAEVHRGGARILIGTQMLAKGHHFPDVTLVALLDVDGALFSADFRSAERFAQLYTQVAGRAGRAGKQGEVVLQTHHPEHPLLQTLLHKGYDAFAEQALAERQTMQLPPWTSHVIIRAEDHNNQQAPLFLQQLRNLLQASPLVDNQLWILGPVPALAPKRGGRYRWQILLQHPSRVRLQHVISGTLALINTLPEARKVKWVLDVDPIEG; translated from the coding sequence ATGCCCGTTGCTCACGTTGCCCTGCCCGTTCCGCTTCCCCGCACCTTTGACTATTTGCTGCCCGACAGCATGAGCGCCAAAGCGGGCTGTCGCGTAACCGTGCCGTTTGGCAAGCAGCAGCGCGTCGGCGTAGTGGTGTCGGTAAGCAACCAAAGCGAGCTGCCGATCAATGAATTAAAAGCGGTGGTCGATGTGCTCGACGTTGAGCCGGTTTACTCCGCAAGCGTCTGGCGACTGCTGCTGTGGGCGGCGGATTATTATCACCACCCGATTGGCGATGTGCTGTTTCACGCGTTGCCGATTTTGCTGCGTCAGGGTAAAAGCGCCAGCCATGCCCCGACGTGGTACTGGTTTGCGACGGAAGAGGGCCAAGTCGTCGATATCAACAGCCTGAAACGATCGCCGAAACAGCAGCAGGCGCTGGCCGCGCTGCGCCAGGGCAAAATCTGGCGTCATCAGGTTGAAGAGCTGGAATTTAACGACGCAGCGCTGCAGGCGTTGCGCAAAAAAGGGCTGAGCGAGCTTGCCAGCGAATCTCCTGCGCTGGTGGACTGGCGCGACGGTTTTAGCGTGGCGGGCGAGCGACTGCGTCTCAACACGGAACAAGCGACCGCCGTTGGCGCGATTCACAGCGCGTCTGACCGTTTTTCCGCCTGGTTGTTAGCGGGCGTGACCGGTTCCGGTAAGACCGAAGTTTATCTGAGCGTACTCGAAAACGCGCTCACACAGGGTAAACAAGCGCTGGTGATGGTGCCTGAGATCGGCCTGACGCCGCAGACTATCGCCCGTTTTCGCGAACGTTTTAACGCCCCGGTAGAAGTACTCCATTCCGGTTTAAACGATACCGAACGCCTGAACGTCTGGCTGAAAGCCAAAAATGGCGAGGCGGCGATTGTGATTGGTACCCGCTCGTCGCTGTTTACGCCATTTAAAAATCTGGGCGTCATCGTGATCGACGAAGAACACGACAGTTCCTATAAACAGCAGGAAGGCTGGCGCTATCACGCCCGCGACCTGGCCGTTTACCGTGCGCACAGCGAACAAATCCCGATTATTCTGGGCTCGGCAACGCCCGCCCTGGAAACGCTGCACAACGTCCGCCAGCGGAAATACCACATGCTGCGCCTGACCCGCCGCGCGGGTAATGCGCGCCCGGCCATTCAGCATGTGCTGGATCTGAAAGGTCAGCAGGTACAGGCCGGATTAGCGCCCGCGTTAATCACTCGCATGCGCCAGCATTTGCAGGCTGATAATCAGGTGATTCTGTTCCTGAACCGCCGTGGATTCGCTCCGACGCTGCTGTGCCACGACTGCGGCTGGATAGCAGAGTGCCCGCGCTGCGATCATTACTACACGCTGCACCAGGCCCAGCATCATTTACGCTGCCACCATTGCGACAGCCAGCGCCCGGTGCCGCGCCAGTGCCCGTCGTGCGGCTCTACGCATATGGTTCCGGTCGGTCTTGGCACCGAGCAGCTCGAACAGGCGCTGGCACCGTTTTTCCCCGGCGTACCGCTTTCGCGTATTGACCGCGACACCACCAGCCGTAAAGGGGCTCTGGAGCAACAGCTGGCTGAGGTTCATCGCGGCGGCGCGCGCATTCTGATTGGTACGCAGATGCTGGCGAAAGGGCACCACTTCCCGGACGTCACCCTGGTGGCGCTGCTGGACGTCGATGGCGCGCTGTTTTCTGCCGATTTCCGTTCCGCTGAACGTTTCGCCCAGCTTTACACGCAAGTAGCCGGGCGTGCCGGTCGCGCGGGTAAGCAGGGTGAAGTGGTATTGCAAACGCATCACCCTGAACACCCACTGCTGCAAACGTTGCTCCATAAAGGCTATGACGCGTTTGCCGAGCAGGCGCTGGCCGAGCGCCAGACCATGCAACTTCCGCCGTGGACCAGCCACGTGATTATTCGCGCGGAAGATCATAACAATCAGCAGGCACCGCTGTTTTTGCAGCAATTACGCAATCTGTTGCAGGCCAGTCCTCTGGTAGATAATCAGCTGTGGATTTTAGGCCCCGTTCCGGCGCTGGCGCCTAAACGCGGTGGTCGATATCGCTGGCAAATTTTGCTTCAGCACCCTTCTCGCGTGCGTTTACAACATGTAATTAGTGGCACGTTGGCGCTCATCAACACGTTGCCAGAAGCGCGAAAAGTGAAGTGGGTTCTGGATGTCGACCCTATCGAAGGGTAG
- the metJ gene encoding transcriptional repressor protein MetJ, producing the protein MAEWSGEYISPYAEHGKKSEQVKKITVSIPLKVLKILTDERTRRQVNNLRHATNSELLCEAFLHAFTGQPLPNDEDLRKERSDEIPEAAKVIMRELGIDPDTWEY; encoded by the coding sequence ATGGCTGAATGGAGCGGCGAATATATCAGCCCATACGCTGAGCACGGTAAGAAGAGTGAGCAAGTAAAAAAAATTACGGTTTCCATTCCTCTGAAGGTGTTAAAGATCCTCACCGATGAACGCACGCGTCGTCAGGTGAACAACCTGCGTCACGCGACAAACAGCGAACTGCTCTGCGAAGCATTTTTGCATGCGTTTACTGGCCAACCCCTGCCGAATGATGAAGACCTGCGCAAAGAGCGTAGCGATGAAATTCCGGAAGCGGCGAAAGTGATTATGCGTGAACTGGGTATCGACCCGGATACGTGGGAATACTGA
- the metB gene encoding cystathionine gamma-synthase yields the protein MTRKQATIAVRSGLNDDEQYGCVVPPIHLSSTYNFTGFNEPRAHDYSRRGNPTRDVTQRALAELEGGAGAVLTNTGMSAIHLVTTVFLKPGDLLLAPHDCYGGSYRLFDSLAKRGCYRVLFVDQNDEQVLKQALAEKPKLVLVESPSNPLLRVVDIAKICQLARDAGAISVVDNTFLSPALQNPLSLGADLVLHSCTKYLNGHSDVVAGVVIAKDPEIVTELAWWANNIGVTAGAFDSYLLLRGIRTLSPRMEVAQRNAQAIVDFLKNQPLVKKLYHPSLPENQGHEIAVRQQKGFGAMLSFELDGDEQTLRRFLSALSLFTLAESLGGVESLISHAATMTHAGMAPEARAAAGISETLLRISTGIEDCEDLIADLENAFQVAAKG from the coding sequence ATGACGCGTAAACAGGCCACGATTGCAGTGCGTAGCGGATTGAATGATGACGAGCAGTACGGCTGCGTTGTCCCGCCGATTCATCTTTCCAGTACCTATAATTTCACCGGATTTAATGAACCTCGTGCGCATGACTATTCACGTCGTGGCAACCCGACGCGTGACGTAACCCAGCGCGCGCTGGCGGAACTCGAAGGCGGCGCAGGCGCGGTCCTGACCAATACCGGTATGTCGGCCATTCATCTGGTGACCACGGTATTCCTGAAACCTGGCGATTTACTGCTGGCCCCGCACGACTGTTACGGTGGCAGCTACCGACTTTTTGATAGCCTGGCAAAACGCGGCTGTTATCGCGTGCTCTTTGTCGATCAAAATGACGAACAGGTGCTAAAACAAGCACTTGCCGAAAAACCTAAGCTCGTTTTGGTGGAAAGCCCAAGCAACCCGTTATTGCGTGTTGTCGATATCGCGAAAATTTGTCAGCTCGCAAGGGATGCGGGAGCGATAAGTGTAGTGGATAATACGTTCCTCAGTCCGGCGCTTCAGAACCCACTTTCCTTGGGTGCGGACCTGGTATTGCATTCATGCACTAAATATTTGAACGGTCACTCTGACGTGGTCGCTGGCGTGGTGATTGCAAAAGATCCGGAGATTGTCACCGAACTGGCATGGTGGGCCAATAACATTGGCGTGACTGCGGGTGCGTTCGACAGCTATTTGCTATTGCGCGGTATCCGCACGCTGTCGCCACGTATGGAAGTGGCACAACGCAATGCCCAGGCGATTGTCGATTTCCTGAAAAACCAGCCGCTGGTGAAAAAGTTGTATCACCCGTCGCTGCCGGAAAACCAGGGCCACGAGATTGCCGTGCGCCAGCAGAAAGGCTTTGGCGCGATGTTAAGTTTTGAACTGGATGGCGATGAGCAAACGCTGCGTCGCTTCCTGAGTGCGTTGTCACTGTTTACGCTGGCGGAATCCTTAGGGGGCGTTGAAAGCTTGATCTCCCACGCCGCAACAATGACACACGCAGGCATGGCGCCAGAAGCGCGTGCCGCAGCCGGAATTTCTGAGACGCTGCTGCGCATCTCAACCGGTATTGAAGACTGTGAAGATTTAATTGCCGATCTGGAAAATGCCTTCCAGGTCGCAGCCAAGGGGTAA
- the metL gene encoding bifunctional aspartate kinase II/homoserine dehydrogenase II, with translation MSVIAQAGAKGRQLHKFGGSSLADVKCYLRVAGIMAEYSMPGDMMVVSAAGSTTNQLISWLKLSQTDRLSAHQVQQTLRRYQSDLISGLLPAQAADGLISAFVHDLERLAALLDSGINDAVYAEVVGHGEVWSARLMAAVLEQQGLEAAWLDARDFLRAERAAQPQVDEGLSYPLLQQLLVQHPGKRIVVTGFISRSNAGETVLLGRNGSDYSATQIGALAGASRVTIWSDVAGVYSADPRKVKDACLLPLLRLDEASELARLAAPVLHARTLQPVSGSDIDLQLRCSYTPDQGSTRIERVLASGTGARIVTSHDDICLIEFQVPAGQDVKLAHKDIDLILKRAQVRPLAVGVHSDRHLLQFCYTAEVADSALKMLDEAGLPGELRLRQGLALVAMVGAGVSRNPLHCHRFWQQLKGQPVEFTWQSEEGISLVAVLRKGPTESLIQGLHTTLFRAEKRIGLVLFGKGNIGSRWLELFAREQTTLSARTGFEFVLAGVVDSRRSLLNYEGLDASRALAFFNDEAVEQDEESLFLWMRAHPYDDLVVLDVTASEQLADQYLDFASHGFHVISANKLAGASSTDKYRQIHDAFEKTGRHWLYNATVGAGLPVNHTVRDLIDSGDSILAISGIFSGTLSWLFLQFDGTVPFTDLVDQAWQQGLTEPDPRVDLAGKDVMRKLVILAREAGYDIEPGQVRVESLVPAGCEEGSVDHFFENGDELNDQMVQRLEAAQEMGLVLRYVARFDANGKARVGVEAVRPEHPLAALLPCDNVFAIESRWYRDNPLVIRGPGAGRDVTAGAIQSDINRLAQLL, from the coding sequence ATGAGTGTGATAGCGCAGGCAGGGGCGAAGGGTCGTCAACTGCATAAGTTTGGTGGTAGTAGTCTTGCTGATGTGAAATGTTACCTGCGTGTTGCAGGGATCATGGCGGAGTATTCGATGCCGGGCGACATGATGGTTGTCTCGGCGGCGGGCAGCACTACCAACCAGTTGATTAGCTGGCTCAAACTGAGCCAGACCGATCGTCTTTCTGCGCATCAGGTTCAACAAACGTTACGCCGTTATCAGAGCGATTTGATTTCCGGCCTGCTGCCCGCGCAAGCGGCTGACGGGCTGATCAGCGCTTTTGTTCACGATCTTGAGCGCCTTGCGGCGCTGCTGGACAGCGGCATTAACGATGCGGTTTACGCTGAAGTGGTCGGCCACGGTGAAGTCTGGTCTGCGCGCCTGATGGCCGCAGTGCTGGAACAGCAAGGTCTCGAGGCCGCCTGGCTGGACGCACGCGATTTCCTGCGCGCCGAACGTGCTGCGCAGCCGCAGGTCGACGAAGGGTTATCTTATCCGCTGCTGCAACAGCTTTTGGTGCAGCATCCGGGTAAACGTATCGTTGTCACCGGCTTTATCAGCCGCAGCAACGCGGGTGAAACCGTGCTGTTGGGCCGTAACGGCTCTGACTATTCCGCCACGCAAATCGGTGCACTGGCGGGAGCGTCTCGCGTCACCATCTGGAGCGATGTGGCCGGCGTCTACAGTGCCGATCCCCGCAAAGTCAAAGATGCCTGTCTGCTGCCGCTGCTGCGTCTGGACGAAGCCAGCGAGCTGGCACGTCTCGCGGCTCCGGTTCTGCATGCGCGTACGCTGCAGCCGGTTTCCGGAAGCGATATTGATTTGCAACTGCGCTGCAGCTACACGCCGGATCAGGGTTCCACGCGCATCGAACGCGTTCTGGCGTCGGGTACGGGCGCACGTATTGTCACCAGTCACGATGATATTTGCCTGATTGAGTTCCAGGTGCCGGCGGGCCAGGACGTCAAGCTGGCGCATAAAGATATCGATTTAATTCTCAAGCGTGCGCAGGTGCGTCCGCTGGCGGTTGGCGTGCACAGCGATCGTCATTTACTGCAATTCTGCTATACCGCGGAAGTGGCCGACAGCGCGCTCAAAATGCTGGATGAAGCTGGTTTGCCGGGCGAACTCCGTCTGCGTCAAGGCCTGGCGCTGGTGGCGATGGTCGGCGCGGGTGTCTCGCGTAACCCGCTGCATTGCCACCGTTTCTGGCAACAGTTGAAAGGTCAGCCGGTCGAATTTACCTGGCAGTCGGAGGAGGGCATCAGCCTGGTTGCCGTGCTGCGTAAGGGGCCAACCGAGAGTCTGATTCAAGGCCTGCACACCACGCTGTTCCGCGCGGAAAAACGTATCGGTCTGGTGCTGTTTGGTAAAGGTAATATCGGTTCCCGCTGGCTGGAGCTGTTCGCTCGCGAGCAAACGACGCTGTCGGCGCGTACCGGATTTGAATTTGTACTGGCAGGCGTTGTGGACAGTCGCCGTAGCCTGCTCAATTACGAAGGGCTGGACGCCAGCCGCGCGCTCGCATTCTTCAATGACGAAGCCGTCGAGCAGGATGAAGAGTCGCTGTTCCTGTGGATGCGTGCGCACCCGTACGACGATTTAGTGGTGCTGGATGTTACGGCCAGCGAACAGCTTGCCGACCAGTATCTGGATTTCGCCAGCCATGGTTTCCATGTCATCAGCGCGAATAAACTGGCGGGCGCGAGCAGCACCGATAAATACCGTCAGATTCACGATGCGTTTGAAAAAACCGGGCGTCACTGGTTGTACAACGCCACCGTAGGCGCTGGCTTACCGGTTAACCATACGGTGCGGGATCTGATTGACAGTGGCGACAGCATTTTAGCGATCAGCGGGATTTTCTCCGGGACACTTTCGTGGCTGTTCCTGCAGTTCGACGGCACGGTGCCGTTCACCGACCTGGTCGATCAGGCGTGGCAGCAGGGGCTGACCGAGCCCGATCCGCGTGTGGATCTGGCCGGGAAAGACGTGATGCGCAAGCTGGTGATTCTGGCGCGTGAGGCGGGTTACGATATCGAGCCGGGCCAGGTGCGTGTGGAATCGTTAGTTCCTGCGGGCTGCGAAGAGGGGTCAGTCGATCACTTCTTTGAAAATGGTGATGAGCTGAACGACCAGATGGTGCAACGTCTGGAGGCCGCGCAAGAGATGGGGCTAGTGCTGCGCTACGTGGCGCGTTTTGATGCCAACGGTAAAGCCCGTGTGGGTGTGGAAGCGGTGCGTCCGGAGCATCCGCTGGCGGCGCTGCTGCCGTGCGATAACGTCTTTGCCATCGAAAGCCGCTGGTATCGCGATAATCCGCTGGTGATTCGTGGGCCAGGCGCGGGGCGTGATGTGACTGCCGGTGCCATTCAGTCGGATATTAACCGTCTGGCGCAACTGCTGTAG